In Haloplanus rubicundus, one DNA window encodes the following:
- a CDS encoding SHOCT domain-containing protein, with amino-acid sequence MQLLSTLAELPVAQWGPGPHGPGPHGPHWGGGPMGPMGPAGPGTGAVGLGFGGWWLVLLFALLVVGVVAAAFYLQSRETGRDGGKTEDGALAVLRERYAAGDVDQEEFERRRDRLAG; translated from the coding sequence ATGCAACTACTCTCTACACTCGCCGAACTGCCCGTCGCACAGTGGGGACCCGGCCCTCACGGTCCTGGTCCACACGGCCCACACTGGGGCGGCGGCCCGATGGGACCGATGGGCCCCGCCGGCCCCGGTACGGGTGCCGTCGGACTCGGGTTCGGTGGCTGGTGGCTCGTGCTCCTGTTTGCCCTCCTCGTCGTCGGCGTCGTCGCCGCGGCGTTCTACCTGCAGTCCCGCGAGACGGGGCGCGACGGGGGCAAGACCGAGGACGGCGCCCTCGCCGTCCTCCGCGAGCGATACGCCGCCGGCGACGTCGACCAGGAGGAGTTCGAGCGGCGCCGGGACCGGCTGGCCGGGTGA
- a CDS encoding creatininase family protein codes for MYIADETWPELGDYFADESLALVPLGSTEQHGPHLPLATDHLIAEAFAREAADRTGYCCTPTINVGVSPHHRQFHGTMWVDAPQFRDYVESFTRNLAYHGIDRVIYVNAHGGNVDHLREVGRRLRDDEVMYAIEWMWDESIPELVDDLFAQNGPHGGPKETAMIQHLHHHLVRDDQLEAARDGGVPDVEAAETIKHGSRTFYDAADNTGNGVLGDQTDATAEKGERLFEAATDQLCQLCDWLDDQPFVDLLPKEHV; via the coding sequence ATGTACATCGCCGACGAGACGTGGCCCGAACTGGGCGACTACTTCGCCGACGAGTCGCTGGCGCTCGTCCCCCTCGGCTCCACCGAACAGCACGGACCCCACCTCCCCCTGGCGACCGATCACCTGATCGCCGAGGCGTTCGCCCGCGAGGCCGCCGACCGAACCGGCTACTGCTGTACCCCGACGATCAACGTCGGCGTCAGCCCGCACCACCGGCAGTTCCACGGCACGATGTGGGTCGACGCCCCGCAGTTCCGCGACTACGTCGAGTCGTTCACCCGCAACCTCGCGTACCACGGCATCGACCGCGTCATCTACGTCAACGCCCACGGCGGGAACGTCGACCACCTGCGCGAGGTGGGTCGGCGCCTCCGCGACGACGAGGTCATGTACGCCATCGAGTGGATGTGGGACGAGAGCATCCCCGAACTCGTCGACGACCTCTTCGCCCAGAACGGCCCTCACGGCGGTCCGAAGGAGACGGCGATGATCCAGCATCTCCACCACCACCTCGTCCGCGACGACCAACTGGAGGCGGCCCGCGACGGCGGCGTGCCGGACGTGGAGGCCGCGGAGACGATCAAACACGGCTCGCGAACCTTCTACGACGCCGCCGACAACACCGGCAACGGCGTGCTCGGGGATCAGACCGACGCGACGGCCGAGAAGGGCGAACGGCTGTTCGAGGCGGCGACCGACCAACTCTGCCAGCTCTGTGACTGGTTGGACGACCAGCCGTTCGTGGATCTGCTGCCGAAAGAGCACGTGTAA
- a CDS encoding TspO/MBR family protein encodes MSLRQRTHRLPHERPRLSLVLAVLAVELVGAAGAVFTAQGLASWYGTLQRPALAPPNWVFGPVWTTLFALMGVAVWLVWRRLDSPRTERRARVALAVFAVHFLANLGWSAAFFGLRSVDFGLAVILVLLALIALTIRTFDWVDRRAALLLVPYLLWTAFAAYLNYRFWVLN; translated from the coding sequence GTGTCCCTTCGCCAGCGAACCCACCGCTTGCCCCACGAGCGCCCCCGTCTCTCGCTCGTCCTCGCCGTTCTCGCCGTCGAACTCGTCGGTGCCGCGGGCGCCGTCTTCACCGCACAGGGCCTCGCGTCGTGGTACGGCACCCTCCAGCGCCCGGCACTCGCGCCGCCGAACTGGGTGTTCGGTCCGGTGTGGACGACGCTGTTCGCGCTCATGGGCGTCGCCGTCTGGCTGGTGTGGCGGCGACTCGATTCGCCGCGAACAGAGCGCCGTGCCCGCGTCGCCCTCGCCGTCTTCGCCGTCCATTTCCTCGCCAATCTCGGGTGGTCGGCGGCCTTCTTCGGGCTACGGTCCGTCGACTTCGGCCTGGCGGTCATTCTCGTCCTCCTCGCACTAATCGCGCTCACGATTCGGACGTTCGACTGGGTGGACCGGCGCGCGGCGCTCCTGCTGGTGCCGTACCTGCTGTGGACGGCGTTCGCCGCGTATCTCAACTACCGCTTCTGGGTGTTGAACTAG
- a CDS encoding nascent polypeptide-associated complex protein produces the protein MFGGGGMNPRKMKQMMKQMGIDVTELDAEEVVIRTADEELVFSDVQVTRMDAQGQETYQVVGEPEVHEAGGSAGVVEAGDEDETDAETGGDAAIPEDDVELVATRAGVSKGDARDALEAEDGDLAAAIARLE, from the coding sequence ATGTTTGGTGGCGGCGGCATGAATCCGCGAAAGATGAAACAGATGATGAAACAGATGGGCATCGACGTGACCGAACTCGATGCCGAAGAGGTCGTCATTCGGACGGCCGACGAGGAACTCGTCTTCTCCGACGTGCAGGTGACGCGCATGGACGCACAGGGACAGGAGACCTACCAGGTCGTCGGCGAGCCCGAGGTTCACGAGGCCGGCGGGTCGGCCGGCGTCGTCGAGGCGGGCGACGAGGACGAGACGGACGCCGAAACCGGCGGCGACGCGGCCATCCCCGAGGACGACGTGGAACTCGTCGCGACCCGCGCCGGCGTGAGCAAGGGCGACGCGCGCGATGCGCTCGAAGCCGAGGACGGCGACCTGGCGGCGGCCATCGCCCGACTGGAGTGA
- a CDS encoding methyltransferase domain-containing protein produces MTFLLVHGDREYLRAPGEELQTDLGVLTVPEDAEPGDRLETHLGDEFVVREPRGPDLFDHFERTGAPMMPRDVGLVVGFTGAAAGDRVLDAGTGTGVLAAYLGRIGADVVTYERDAEFAEVARENMRLAGVEGTVDVRTGDVTDDLDSLAGFDLLTLDTEDAPDVVRRAPDVLVSGGFVVVYSPFVEGSRAAVEAAEDAGLTDVTTHETIQRSMQFDDRGSRPDTRGVGHTGYLTVARWE; encoded by the coding sequence GTGACGTTCTTACTGGTCCACGGCGACCGGGAGTATCTCCGGGCACCCGGCGAGGAACTCCAGACGGACCTCGGCGTGTTGACGGTCCCCGAGGACGCCGAACCCGGCGACCGACTGGAGACCCATCTCGGCGACGAGTTCGTCGTCCGCGAGCCGCGCGGCCCGGACCTGTTCGACCACTTCGAGCGCACGGGCGCGCCGATGATGCCCCGCGACGTGGGATTGGTCGTCGGCTTCACCGGCGCCGCGGCGGGGGACCGCGTCCTCGACGCCGGCACCGGGACGGGCGTCCTCGCGGCCTACCTCGGTCGCATCGGTGCCGACGTAGTGACCTACGAACGCGACGCCGAGTTCGCCGAGGTGGCCCGCGAGAACATGCGCCTCGCGGGCGTCGAGGGGACCGTAGACGTGCGGACCGGCGACGTGACCGACGACCTCGATTCCCTCGCCGGATTCGACCTCCTCACCCTCGACACCGAGGACGCCCCGGACGTCGTCCGCCGGGCGCCCGACGTCCTCGTCAGCGGCGGGTTCGTCGTCGTCTACTCGCCCTTCGTCGAGGGGTCGCGGGCGGCCGTCGAGGCCGCCGAGGACGCGGGGCTGACCGACGTGACGACCCACGAGACGATCCAGCGGTCGATGCAGTTCGACGACCGGGGGTCGCGGCCCGACACCCGCGGCGTCGGCCACACGGGCTATCTCACCGTCGCGCGGTGGGAGTGA
- the solA gene encoding N-methyl-L-tryptophan oxidase translates to MPPTECDVVVVGVGGMGSAAAFHLARRGVDVVGLERFDVPHARGSSHGLTRIIRLPQYEDPAYVPLVRQAYELWDELDARHPRRLLHRVGSVDVARPDGEGVYAGSKRACAAHDIDHDDLTGAELGERFSGYDFPADYRAVHQSEGGFLHCEGCTVAHVEAAHEHGATIRAREAVEGWDADETGVTVHTDRDTYAADRLVVTAGAWTGSLLPSLSGLLQPERQVLGWFQPTAPERFSTENFPVFVADVPEGHFYGFPTYEVPGFKVGKFNHRGETGPPDELDREPDRTDERLLREFTARYFPEAAGPTMRLSTCMFTNTPDGDFLLDVHPDHPNVVVGAGFSGHGFKFASVVGAALADLALDGATTHPIDPFRIGRFD, encoded by the coding sequence ATGCCCCCGACGGAGTGTGACGTCGTCGTCGTCGGCGTCGGCGGGATGGGAAGCGCAGCGGCCTTCCACCTCGCTCGCCGCGGCGTCGACGTCGTCGGCCTCGAACGCTTCGACGTCCCCCACGCCCGTGGGTCCTCGCACGGACTCACGCGGATCATCCGTCTCCCGCAGTACGAGGACCCGGCGTACGTCCCCCTGGTTCGGCAGGCGTACGAGCTGTGGGACGAACTCGACGCCCGCCACCCGCGCCGACTGCTCCACCGCGTCGGCAGCGTCGACGTCGCCCGCCCCGACGGCGAGGGCGTCTACGCCGGTTCGAAACGCGCCTGTGCGGCCCACGACATCGACCACGACGACCTGACGGGCGCGGAACTCGGCGAGCGGTTCTCCGGCTACGACTTCCCCGCCGACTACCGCGCGGTCCACCAGTCCGAGGGCGGCTTCCTCCACTGCGAGGGGTGTACCGTCGCCCACGTCGAGGCGGCCCACGAACACGGCGCGACGATTCGCGCTCGCGAGGCCGTCGAGGGGTGGGACGCGGACGAAACCGGCGTCACCGTCCACACCGACCGGGACACGTACGCCGCCGACCGGCTGGTCGTCACCGCCGGCGCGTGGACCGGGTCGCTCCTGCCGTCCCTCTCGGGGCTGCTCCAGCCCGAACGGCAGGTGCTCGGCTGGTTCCAGCCTACGGCGCCCGAGCGCTTCTCCACGGAGAACTTCCCGGTGTTCGTCGCCGACGTGCCCGAGGGCCACTTCTACGGCTTCCCCACCTACGAGGTGCCCGGGTTCAAGGTCGGGAAGTTCAACCACCGCGGGGAGACGGGGCCGCCGGACGAACTCGACCGCGAACCGGACCGCACGGACGAACGGCTGCTCCGCGAGTTCACGGCGCGGTACTTCCCGGAGGCCGCGGGTCCGACGATGCGGCTGTCGACCTGCATGTTCACGAACACGCCCGACGGGGACTTCCTGCTCGACGTGCACCCCGACCACCCGAACGTCGTCGTCGGGGCGGGGTTCTCGGGACACGGGTTCAAGTTCGCCAGCGTCGTCGGGGCGGCCCTCGCCGACCTGGCGCTCGACGGCGCCACGACTCACCCCATCGACCCGTTCCGAATCGGCCGGTTCGACTGA
- a CDS encoding transcription factor S, translating to MKFCDECGSMMQTEGDKWVCTQCGHETLRDEAAEAEMVTTQAQEESEIIESGGGSSGLPTTSADCPNCDNDEAYWYMQQIRAADESETRFFVCTECEHKWREDDH from the coding sequence ATGAAGTTCTGCGACGAATGCGGGTCGATGATGCAGACGGAGGGAGACAAGTGGGTCTGTACCCAGTGTGGCCACGAGACGTTGCGCGACGAGGCCGCGGAGGCCGAGATGGTCACCACGCAGGCCCAGGAGGAGTCGGAGATCATCGAGTCCGGCGGCGGCTCCAGCGGCCTGCCGACGACGAGCGCCGATTGTCCCAACTGCGACAACGACGAAGCCTACTGGTACATGCAACAGATCCGCGCGGCCGACGAGTCCGAGACGCGCTTTTTCGTCTGTACCGAGTGCGAACACAAGTGGCGCGAGGACGACCACTGA
- a CDS encoding DUF5789 family protein: MSERVKLSRVQTLFEELDYPVTRDDAAAEFADVTVTFADGEGNLGELVSEVGSDAFHGPDELFAELQNVLPIEAVGEPGQSEGDA, translated from the coding sequence ATGAGTGAACGCGTGAAGCTGAGCCGGGTCCAGACGCTGTTCGAGGAACTCGACTACCCGGTCACCCGCGACGACGCGGCCGCCGAGTTCGCCGACGTGACGGTCACCTTCGCGGACGGCGAGGGGAACCTCGGCGAACTCGTCTCGGAAGTCGGGAGCGACGCCTTCCACGGGCCGGACGAACTGTTCGCCGAACTCCAGAACGTGCTTCCGATCGAGGCGGTCGGTGAACCCGGGCAGTCCGAGGGCGACGCGTAG
- a CDS encoding MFS transporter, whose protein sequence is MGVLDLDRRVFALGLARMADAIGNSFLIVVLPLYIASGQVPIEALVGTRLAAFGLSVTVTEYLLVGLVLSLFGFLNSFSQPFTGRLSDRTGRRRAFILLGLLLLGGASGAYALVSSYWLVVVLRVVQGIGAAFTIPCTVALVNELATGRDRGSNFGVFNTFRLIGFGFGPIVAGLVVEARGFDAAFAVAVAGAAVSFLTVWAFVSDPDRPAADASDDLSVTVRGDDRLLDPVFALGLGTVAMGICIAMFATLEGRINDRLGQDTLWFGLQFGAVTLANVAFQIPVGRGADRYGRRPFLLAGFCLLVPTTVAQGYVLTPELMTLTRFLLGVAVALVFAPSLAVAGDLAREGESGTTLSTLTMAFGLGVAIGPLASGYLERFGFAVPFLVAGALATLALCVVWTQVAETGDPEPGAWPWSESTRGD, encoded by the coding sequence ATGGGCGTGTTGGACCTCGACCGCCGCGTGTTCGCGCTGGGGCTGGCGCGGATGGCCGACGCCATCGGCAACTCCTTTCTCATCGTCGTCCTCCCGCTCTACATCGCGAGCGGACAGGTCCCCATCGAGGCGCTCGTCGGCACTCGACTCGCCGCGTTCGGCCTCTCGGTGACCGTCACGGAGTACCTGCTCGTCGGTCTCGTCCTTTCGCTCTTTGGCTTTCTCAACAGCTTCTCCCAGCCGTTCACCGGCCGGCTCTCGGACCGGACGGGGCGCCGACGGGCCTTCATCCTCCTCGGTCTCCTCCTGCTCGGCGGCGCGAGCGGCGCGTACGCCCTCGTCTCGTCGTACTGGCTTGTGGTCGTCCTCCGCGTCGTGCAGGGTATCGGCGCCGCCTTCACCATCCCCTGTACCGTCGCCCTGGTGAACGAACTCGCGACGGGACGGGACCGCGGGAGCAACTTCGGCGTCTTCAACACCTTCCGCCTGATAGGCTTCGGGTTCGGCCCCATCGTCGCCGGCCTCGTCGTCGAGGCACGCGGGTTCGACGCCGCCTTCGCTGTCGCCGTCGCGGGCGCGGCGGTCAGCTTCCTCACCGTCTGGGCGTTCGTCTCCGACCCCGACCGCCCCGCCGCCGACGCGAGCGACGACCTCTCCGTGACCGTTCGCGGCGACGACCGGCTCCTCGACCCGGTGTTCGCGCTCGGCCTCGGCACCGTCGCCATGGGCATCTGCATCGCCATGTTCGCCACGCTGGAGGGCCGGATCAACGACCGACTGGGACAGGACACGCTCTGGTTCGGCCTGCAGTTCGGCGCCGTCACCCTCGCCAACGTCGCCTTCCAGATTCCGGTCGGGCGCGGCGCCGACCGCTACGGCCGCCGACCCTTCCTGCTCGCCGGCTTCTGCCTCCTCGTCCCCACCACCGTCGCACAGGGCTACGTCCTCACGCCCGAACTGATGACGCTCACCCGCTTTCTCCTCGGCGTCGCCGTCGCCCTCGTGTTTGCCCCCTCGCTCGCCGTCGCCGGTGACCTGGCGCGCGAGGGTGAGTCCGGCACCACCCTCTCCACCCTGACGATGGCGTTCGGCCTCGGCGTCGCCATCGGCCCGCTCGCCTCCGGCTATCTGGAACGCTTCGGCTTCGCCGTCCCCTTCCTCGTCGCGGGCGCGCTGGCGACGCTCGCGCTCTGTGTGGTGTGGACGCAGGTGGCGGAGACGGGCGACCCCGAGCCGGGAGCGTGGCCGTGGTCGGAGTCGACGCGGGGGGACTGA
- a CDS encoding enoyl-CoA hydratase/isomerase family protein: MSWNTVTLDVADGVARLTVDRPDALNAMNSETLDEIGDAIAEAEREEARVLVLTGAGDDAFIAGADIDYMKEFSTPEALAYAERGQDVVRDLLSYPGVTIAAINGYAFGGGCEFALACDLRVASERAVIGQTEIDLGIIPGWGGTQLLQRLVPDETARRLILFGERLDASDAHERGLIGEVVAHDELYDHVDEMAAELAAKPRHALYAAKESLNAFHEGGIESGLNVERRAWSGLFGTPDQREGMAAFVEKRDPEFE; encoded by the coding sequence GTGTCTTGGAACACCGTTACGCTCGACGTTGCCGACGGCGTCGCCCGGCTCACGGTCGACCGGCCCGACGCGCTGAACGCCATGAACAGCGAGACGCTCGACGAAATCGGCGACGCCATCGCCGAGGCCGAACGCGAGGAGGCGCGCGTCCTCGTCCTCACGGGTGCGGGCGACGACGCGTTCATCGCCGGCGCCGACATCGACTACATGAAGGAGTTCTCGACGCCGGAGGCGCTGGCCTACGCCGAACGCGGGCAGGACGTCGTTCGCGACCTGCTCTCCTATCCCGGCGTCACCATCGCGGCCATCAACGGCTACGCCTTCGGCGGCGGCTGTGAGTTCGCGCTCGCCTGTGACCTCCGGGTGGCGAGCGAGCGGGCCGTCATCGGACAGACCGAAATCGACCTCGGCATCATCCCCGGCTGGGGCGGGACGCAGCTCCTCCAGCGACTCGTCCCCGACGAGACGGCGCGCCGGCTGATCCTCTTCGGCGAGCGCCTCGACGCGAGCGACGCCCACGAACGGGGGCTGATCGGCGAGGTGGTCGCCCACGACGAGCTCTACGACCACGTCGACGAGATGGCCGCGGAGCTGGCCGCGAAACCTCGGCACGCCCTCTACGCCGCCAAGGAGTCGCTCAACGCCTTCCACGAGGGCGGTATCGAGTCGGGACTGAACGTTGAGCGGCGGGCCTGGAGCGGCCTGTTCGGCACGCCGGACCAGCGCGAGGGGATGGCGGCGTTCGTCGAGAAGCGCGATCCGGAGTTCGAGTAA
- a CDS encoding efflux RND transporter permease subunit: MNYQWLIDRVDSYIVDHSRTVILLFLVATMAFAGGLGSIETESGQQQFVEELPSYQALEQVQQDFDRSFSQVNTTTTLVQSDQNVLSKPALLDMLRSQERISESDPLRVEDTESPARRVARTLDPNATTLDAQIRAVERSTPGEIDAAVRRAAADGDRGTFRSRLSTDFNRRSASASAMEATVTHRAGPGAGSEGGPGGASEFPPNKEQRTKRLVAAAATTSTIRVQGTPPDTTTTTLTVVLPIALVLIVLMLAVAYRDLVDLLIGLAGIVMTLIWTFGFIGLVGIPFAVLLIAVPPILIAVGIDFGIHAINRYREERVEGRGVAESMRLTTDQVSVAFFIVMGTSAIGFLSNVVSAFPPTRDFGVTAAAGIVFTFLIFGVFVPATKVSVDRLRERYPIPTITQTPFGSESSPLGRLLAGGVTVAERAPALFVILVLLTTAGAGVYATGVDTGFSPDDFQPAAETPGYLQTLPEPIRPPAEFEYVKIDDFREANFEQEDRLLLYVEGPMREDTALERLHRAGRDPPPTFVRDGTYADSQSIATLIRARTRTDPEVRRVVERNDRDDDGIPDDDLSQVYAAMEESTGEDDLSGFLSEDRRSALVVYTVDGDEPNDAITDDAYRVASDMEYEAQPTGNAVIFDEALALVLETVIQSLALTLLGAALFLIVVYWVVEGRPSLGVANVVPILVTVVALVASMRAFGISFNAINGTILAIAVGLGIDYSVHVVHRFVDEYTERDLYPALRRTVVGTGGALTGSMLTTVFGVGVLALALNPAVGVFGVLIALSVLYAYLTSIVVLPSVLVLWARHVDGAGERNTDMGDARIGGR, from the coding sequence ATGAACTACCAGTGGCTGATCGATCGGGTCGATTCGTACATCGTCGACCACTCCCGTACCGTCATCCTCCTGTTTCTGGTCGCGACGATGGCCTTCGCCGGCGGCCTCGGCAGCATCGAAACCGAGAGCGGCCAGCAGCAGTTCGTCGAGGAGCTCCCCTCATATCAGGCGCTGGAGCAGGTCCAGCAGGACTTCGACCGGAGTTTCTCACAGGTGAACACGACGACGACGCTGGTCCAGAGCGACCAGAACGTCCTCTCGAAGCCCGCACTGCTCGACATGCTCCGCAGCCAGGAGCGAATCTCCGAGAGCGACCCGCTCCGGGTCGAGGACACCGAGAGCCCGGCACGGCGGGTGGCCCGCACCCTCGACCCGAACGCGACGACCCTCGACGCGCAGATTCGGGCGGTCGAACGGTCGACGCCGGGCGAAATCGACGCGGCCGTCCGCCGGGCCGCGGCCGACGGTGACCGCGGGACCTTCCGGTCCCGGCTGAGCACGGACTTCAACCGACGGTCGGCGTCCGCGTCGGCCATGGAAGCGACGGTCACCCACCGGGCCGGGCCGGGCGCCGGGAGCGAGGGCGGCCCCGGCGGCGCCTCGGAGTTCCCCCCGAACAAGGAGCAGCGGACGAAACGGCTGGTCGCCGCGGCGGCGACCACCTCGACCATCCGCGTCCAAGGGACGCCCCCCGACACGACGACGACGACGCTGACCGTGGTGTTGCCCATCGCACTCGTCCTGATCGTGCTCATGCTGGCCGTCGCGTACCGTGACCTCGTCGACCTCCTGATCGGTCTCGCGGGCATCGTCATGACTCTGATCTGGACGTTCGGGTTCATCGGTCTGGTCGGCATCCCGTTCGCCGTCCTCCTGATCGCCGTCCCCCCCATCTTGATCGCCGTCGGCATCGACTTCGGCATCCACGCGATCAACCGCTACCGCGAGGAGCGCGTCGAAGGCCGGGGCGTCGCGGAATCGATGCGGCTGACGACCGATCAGGTGAGCGTCGCCTTCTTCATCGTGATGGGCACCTCCGCCATCGGCTTTCTCTCGAACGTCGTCAGCGCCTTCCCGCCGACGCGCGATTTCGGGGTAACCGCCGCGGCCGGCATCGTCTTTACCTTCCTCATCTTCGGCGTCTTCGTCCCCGCGACGAAGGTGTCCGTCGACCGCCTCCGGGAGCGGTATCCGATCCCAACGATAACGCAGACGCCGTTCGGATCGGAGTCGTCGCCGCTGGGGCGACTCCTCGCCGGTGGCGTCACCGTCGCGGAGCGGGCGCCGGCGCTGTTCGTGATCCTCGTCCTCCTCACGACGGCGGGTGCCGGCGTCTACGCGACGGGCGTCGACACCGGCTTCAGCCCGGACGACTTCCAGCCGGCGGCGGAGACGCCGGGCTATCTCCAGACCCTCCCCGAACCCATTCGCCCGCCCGCCGAGTTCGAGTACGTGAAAATCGACGACTTCCGGGAGGCGAACTTCGAGCAGGAGGATCGGCTCCTGCTGTACGTCGAGGGACCGATGCGCGAGGACACCGCGCTCGAACGCCTCCATCGAGCGGGCCGGGACCCGCCACCGACGTTCGTTCGCGACGGGACGTACGCCGACTCCCAGAGCATCGCGACGCTGATCCGGGCGCGGACGCGCACCGATCCGGAGGTTCGGCGGGTCGTCGAGCGCAACGACCGCGACGACGACGGCATCCCCGACGACGACCTGTCGCAGGTGTACGCCGCGATGGAGGAGTCGACCGGTGAGGACGACCTCTCGGGCTTCCTGAGCGAGGATCGACGGAGCGCGCTCGTCGTCTACACCGTCGACGGCGACGAACCGAACGACGCCATCACCGACGACGCGTACCGCGTGGCGTCGGATATGGAGTACGAAGCCCAGCCGACCGGCAACGCCGTCATCTTCGACGAGGCGCTGGCGCTGGTGCTCGAAACCGTGATCCAGAGTCTCGCCCTGACGCTTCTGGGGGCGGCGCTGTTCCTGATCGTCGTCTACTGGGTCGTGGAGGGTCGCCCGTCGCTCGGCGTCGCCAACGTCGTCCCGATTCTGGTCACCGTCGTCGCGCTCGTCGCGTCGATGCGCGCGTTCGGCATCAGCTTCAACGCCATCAACGGAACCATCCTCGCCATCGCCGTCGGTCTCGGCATCGACTACTCCGTCCACGTCGTCCACCGGTTCGTCGACGAGTACACCGAGCGTGACCTCTACCCGGCGCTCCGGCGGACCGTGGTCGGCACCGGCGGCGCGCTCACCGGCAGCATGCTGACGACGGTGTTCGGCGTCGGCGTCCTCGCGCTCGCGCTCAACCCCGCCGTCGGCGTGTTCGGGGTGTTGATCGCTCTCAGCGTCCTCTACGCCTACCTCACGTCCATCGTCGTCCTCCCCTCGGTCCTCGTCCTCTGGGCGCGGCACGTCGACGGGGCCGGAGAGCGGAACACGGATATGGGGGACGCCCGAATCGGCGGCCGATGA
- a CDS encoding DUF5797 family protein translates to MTLSAAERERLADVVRLQPTKNKELQEQWGMESGSEVHGYLEGHLSDYYYRNEDSYICATPEAAELTGVEPGVEGDEDGVDVIRVPELEAQVFEVVAGPDERSESVVSVLHKVREAFDADPEVDAVREALQSLRRKGVVEVVYRTVPTFKLTVERDDVDVEVV, encoded by the coding sequence ATGACACTGTCGGCAGCGGAACGCGAGCGGCTGGCGGACGTCGTCCGCCTCCAGCCGACGAAGAACAAGGAACTGCAGGAGCAGTGGGGGATGGAGAGCGGGAGCGAGGTCCACGGCTACCTGGAAGGACACCTGAGCGACTACTACTACCGCAACGAGGACAGCTACATCTGCGCGACGCCGGAGGCGGCCGAACTCACGGGCGTCGAACCGGGCGTCGAGGGCGACGAGGACGGCGTCGACGTCATCCGCGTCCCCGAACTCGAAGCGCAGGTGTTCGAGGTGGTCGCCGGCCCCGACGAGCGCTCCGAGAGCGTCGTGAGCGTCCTCCACAAGGTGCGCGAGGCGTTCGACGCCGACCCCGAGGTGGACGCGGTCCGGGAGGCACTCCAGAGCCTCCGGCGAAAGGGCGTCGTCGAAGTCGTCTACCGCACCGTCCCGACGTTCAAACTGACCGTCGAGCGCGACGACGTCGACGTCGAAGTCGTCTAG
- a CDS encoding DUF5787 family protein, with protein MTYPGDAEFGFELVTCRWAERAWPPDRETDAVPVVARQLGTQRRRWDTVVVEADPDALDARAQFGERALDSDLLHIVRNAPAEWAWYRDALPDPGYPWRYVRAAVHRADARGIVETRRRGNRIEIRRIAPYPDWVRRIVAVENKPDLDASAARALADQLDHDVHTALADEVWVATAATGATVEPALLEDLPVEAGVLALDFAGPEATVAWHPATLDPTSDTSMPADEKADKRLEIAERAYGSGWRSYVETMRSDCRWFELRDRADAFVPWCVAKSCHQTAAACSGSCPEFQPEPPAWRTRGWPIEGGPGKGIERLLADRRRRRR; from the coding sequence ATGACCTACCCCGGCGACGCCGAGTTCGGCTTCGAACTCGTCACCTGCCGCTGGGCCGAGCGCGCGTGGCCGCCGGACCGCGAGACGGACGCCGTCCCCGTCGTCGCCCGCCAACTCGGCACGCAGCGGCGGCGCTGGGACACCGTCGTCGTCGAGGCCGATCCCGACGCCCTCGACGCCCGCGCCCAGTTCGGCGAACGAGCGCTCGATTCGGACCTCCTGCATATCGTCCGGAACGCCCCCGCGGAGTGGGCGTGGTACCGCGACGCCCTCCCCGACCCGGGCTACCCGTGGCGCTACGTCCGCGCCGCGGTCCACCGCGCCGACGCACGGGGAATAGTCGAGACGCGGCGACGGGGGAATCGCATCGAGATTCGGCGGATCGCCCCCTACCCCGACTGGGTGCGCCGGATCGTGGCCGTCGAGAACAAACCGGATCTTGACGCCAGCGCGGCGCGGGCGCTCGCCGACCAACTCGACCACGACGTGCACACTGCGCTCGCCGACGAGGTGTGGGTCGCCACCGCCGCCACGGGCGCGACGGTCGAACCCGCCCTGCTCGAGGACCTGCCGGTCGAGGCGGGCGTGTTGGCGCTCGATTTCGCCGGCCCCGAGGCGACGGTGGCGTGGCACCCCGCGACGCTCGACCCGACGAGCGACACGTCGATGCCGGCCGACGAGAAGGCGGACAAGCGCCTCGAAATCGCCGAGCGGGCGTACGGCTCGGGGTGGCGATCCTACGTCGAGACGATGCGCTCGGACTGCCGGTGGTTCGAACTCCGTGACCGCGCCGACGCCTTCGTCCCCTGGTGTGTGGCGAAGTCGTGTCACCAGACGGCCGCGGCGTGTTCGGGCTCCTGTCCCGAGTTCCAGCCCGAGCCGCCGGCGTGGCGCACCCGCGGGTGGCCCATCGAGGGGGGACCGGGCAAGGGGATCGAACGACTGTTGGCGGACCGGCGGCGACGGCGGCGCTAG